In Aeromicrobium sp. A1-2, the DNA window CGCACCTCTTGGCCGCTAGCCTCGATCGCGTCGCCGAGGATCCGCACGGCCGTACGCGCCCACTCCAGCGCGATTTCCTCGAACTCGCCGCGAACGAGTCGCAGGCGCGACTCCTGACCCGTGATCCTGGTGTCGATCGTGGCGGCAGACCGGGCCGACAATGAATGCTTGGCCTCTCGGCACTGTTCGAGCAGCTCGTCCGCGGCGGCGGTCACCACCGGATCGGAGCTGTCGATCGGGACTCGTCGATCACCGAGACCGTGCAGCAGGTGGTGCAGGACCTTGGCGTCGAGCTCGTCGCCGGCGTCATTGATCTGCACTGCCGGTCGGCCTATCACGGTGGGCTTGATCGAACGGGTGTGATGGACCACCGCGGCGCTCGTCGTCTGGGCGCCGAGATCCAGCACGGCGACCATGTCCGCGAGTCTCGGTTCGTCGATCAAGTGCCCCCGCACGGCGGCTTCGGCATCCTTGACCAGAACGACCTTGCGGCCGGCGGAGGCGCGGATCGCCGCGCTGGTCGCCTCGGTGGCACGGGTCGTCCACCAGCAAGGGGTGGCGACGACGACGCCCCGGCCGTGGGTCTGTCCGGGATGCGCGTCAGCGAGCCGCATGATGCGGACGACTTCGGCTGCGTAGAGATCGTGCGCGTGTGCACGGGTGATCTGGCCCGATTCGTCGCGAAACACCAAGGGCACCGGATCACCCACTCGCGATGTGAGGTCCGCCATCACCCGCCGCATGTCAGGCGAGAATCGCGTCTTGTCGCACGGCCCGAAATCTTGCGCCGTCGTTGGTCCGCTGGAACCGATGTCGACACCAATCGCCACGACTGGCCTTCCCCATCTGGAGAGCTGAAATGAGCTACCAGCCCCCGGTTTAAGTTGATTCCCTCCCAACTCAACCGCGATGAACCATCTCAAGTTAGCAACATTCTGTGCGGTCGGGGCCACGTTCAGGGTTTTCTTGGAAGAGCCCCGGGTCTACGAACCCCTAGTCACTGGACGGTCCCCTAGTCCTCGTTCCCGACGCGGCGGGCCGGGGATTTAGGGACGCGGCCCCGATGCCAGACGTGATCACGGCGCATAGATTTTTGCGTGGCTCGGCTCGGACGGGCCGCCAACTATTCAGGAGCTCCCCATGAACACCATGACCTTGCTTGACTTCATCCTCGGACTTTTGGGCGACGACGCGAGTGCCGCTGCCTTCGACGCAGATCCGGAGGGTGCGCTGGCCGCGGCCGGACTGGACGGCATCTCGTGCGCCGACGTCGACGCGGTTCTGCCCGTCGTGTCCGACTCGCTGCCGGTTGCTGCCGCAGGTTGGGGCCACGGACACCACAACGTCATCCACCAGCTCAAGGCAGTCGTCGCGGCCTACCCGCCGGGTACCGTGACGAACATTGCCCAGAACATCTGGGCCGATGGCGACGTCACCCAGGCATTCGGCTTCGGTGACGGCGTGACCGTCGCCGGCACCGACAACGTGACGGCCGGACGCGACGCCTACAACGCCCAGGACGACGGCGTGATCGCGGGCGGTGACGCAACGGTCGCCCATGACACCGGCATCATCGCGGGCGGCAACGCTGCGCGTGACTACGGCCAGGTCGCCGGCGGCAACGCTGCACGGGACGATGGCCAGGTTGCCGGCGGCAACGCAGCTGAAGATGACGCGATCGCCGCGGGCGGCAACGCTGCCGAGGACGATGCCCAGGTTGCCGGCGGCAACGCTGCCGAGGATCAGGCGCAGAACGGTGACACCGACAACTCGAGCAACGACGACAACTCGAGCACCGATTCGCACGATGACAACGATGGCTATGACATCGAGTCCGGTGGCCAGGTGGGCGACAACGACAACTCGAGCAACGACGACAACTCGAGCAACGATGACAACTCGAGCAACGATGACAACTCCACCGTCGATTCGCACGATGACAACGATGGCTACGACATCGAGGCCGGTGGCCAGGTCGGCGACAACGACAACTCGACCGTCGATTCGCACGATGACAACGATGGCTATGACATCGAGTCCGGTGGCCAGGTGGGCGACAACGACAACTCGAGCAACGATGACAACTCGAGCAACGATGACAACTCGACCGTCGATTCGCACGATGACAACGATGGCTACGACTTCGAGGCCGATGGTCAAGTGGGCGACAACGACAACTCGAGCAACGATGACAACTCGAGCGTCGATTCGCACGATGACAACGATGGCTACGACATCGAGGCCGATGGTCAGGTGGGTGACTCGGACGACTCCGACAACCGCAACCAGAGCGTCAACGACTCCGGAAACGTGGTGCTGACGGACTCGCTCAACGAGGACAACTCGACCACGCTGGGTGCGCTGACCCTCAACTCGA includes these proteins:
- a CDS encoding IniB N-terminal domain-containing protein, with the translated sequence MNTMTLLDFILGLLGDDASAAAFDADPEGALAAAGLDGISCADVDAVLPVVSDSLPVAAAGWGHGHHNVIHQLKAVVAAYPPGTVTNIAQNIWADGDVTQAFGFGDGVTVAGTDNVTAGRDAYNAQDDGVIAGGDATVAHDTGIIAGGNAARDYGQVAGGNAARDDGQVAGGNAAEDDAIAAGGNAAEDDAQVAGGNAAEDQAQNGDTDNSSNDDNSSTDSHDDNDGYDIESGGQVGDNDNSSNDDNSSNDDNSSNDDNSTVDSHDDNDGYDIEAGGQVGDNDNSTVDSHDDNDGYDIESGGQVGDNDNSSNDDNSSNDDNSTVDSHDDNDGYDFEADGQVGDNDNSSNDDNSSVDSHDDNDGYDIEADGQVGDSDDSDNRNQSVNDSGNVVLTDSLNEDNSTTLGALTLNSNNDSSSTAGDTNNGQIVGGDVAQDQGVNSGGDTVQDGGVNAGGDVAQDQGVNSGGDSAQDGGTNAGGDVTTGGGVHSGGDVAQDSGQVGDYQNHDFDYTDNSSNSASLGGSVSDDDVVSDHGVIEP